The Magnolia sinica isolate HGM2019 chromosome 10, MsV1, whole genome shotgun sequence genome includes a window with the following:
- the LOC131258247 gene encoding disease resistance protein RPP13-like isoform X2 — translation MRSFMISTKEHQQMETFHLKEKLLEYLTVKRYFVVVDDIWKTEAWNDLAAALPDTDNGSRIVLTTRNSEIASRADPRSHPHQLQLLRQDESWELFCKKTFLQQEINCPQNLEGLGRQIVAKCHGLPLAIIVIAGLLSRKTGLPSEWDKVLKSISWQFVEGEAQISRILALSYEDLSYHLKPCFLYLGIYLEDHVFSAKESIQLWVAEGFVHSRGAETLEEVAEDYLVELIQRSLIQIVQRSSIGGVKRCRIHDLLRDLSISKAKEENFLCTTNSPPPCTTRRLAIYLYIRNCISLNDSYACLHSLIWFGPKSRYLGQYQLGTFNCLECYICMK, via the coding sequence ATGAGATCCTTTATGATTTCCACTAAAGAACATCAGCAGATGGAGACCTTTCATTTGAAGGAGAAGCTTTTGGAATATTTGACAGTGAAGAGATATTTTGTGGTGGTAGATGATATCTGGAAGACCGAAGCATGGAATGATTTAGCAGCTGCTTTACCAGACACGGATAACGGAAGTCGCATCGTGCTTACTACTCGTAACTCTGAAATAGCATCACGCGCAGACCCCCGAAGCCATCCTCACCAGCTACAACTTTTAAGACAAGATGAGAGCTGGGAATTATTCTGTAAGAAAACATTCTTACAACAAGAAATTAATTGCCCCCAAAATTTAGAAGGGTTAGGAAGACAAATTGTAGCAAAGTGCCATGGTCTGCCTCTTGCAATTATTGTTATTGCAGGCCTGCTATCAAGGAAAACAGGGCTTCCAAGTGAGTGGGACAAAGTACTCAAGAGCATTAGCTGGCAATTTGTTGAAGGTGAGGCACAAATTTCAAGAATATTAGCTTTAAGCTATGAAGACCTATCCTATCACTTGAAGCCATGCTTTCTCTATTTAGGAATTTATCTGGAAGACCATGTGTTCTCTGCCAAGGAGTCGATTCAGTTGTGGGTTGCAGAAGGATTTGTGCATTCAAGAGGGGCTGAAACATTAGAGGAAGTTGCAGAAGATTACCTGGTGGAGCTAATCCAAAGAAGCCTAATTCAAATAGTGCAAAGAAGTTCCATCGGAGGAGTTAAAAGATGTCGCATTCATGATCTTCTTCGGGATCTCTCAATCTCAAAAGCcaaagaagaaaattttctttgCACCACAAATTCTCCTCCTCCATGTACAACACGTCGACTTGCTATTTATCTTTACATCCGTAACTGCATTTCTTTAAACGACTCCTACGCATGCCTTCATTCTCTTATCTGGTTCGGCCCAAAGAGCAGGTATCTTGGACAATATCAACTGGGAACTTTCAATTGCTTAGAGTGTTACATCTGCATGAAATAG
- the LOC131258247 gene encoding probable disease resistance RPP8-like protein 4 isoform X1 produces MPSFSYLVRPKEQVSWTISTGNFQLLRVLHLHEIGVKGGPNEICTLIHLRYLQVAVDVKKCKSLLAWIANLCNLQTLHIATIKVRNLQTRHLATIKPRKLQILRVTTTKVDEEILLDIDCNILKMQNLRHVHVELGRFTGWPILSFPSNLQTLKYIEAGHWMGDDCLGKLINLRKLGIVEVDMRRHGDILFYSIPKLKHLQSLTLHVSPGGSLYPFLPILNLLHLYKLYLGGGLEKLPESHEFSPNLTKLTLQDTTLGQDPMPTLEKLQNLRILRLLHSAYMGKEMVCSVQGFPRLESLKLKKLDYLEKWRVEEGAMPSLLHLHMYQCRQLKTLPEGLQHVTSLRKLELIMMPWSSTKRVQEERRDDWQKIQHIPSIDIR; encoded by the coding sequence ATGCCTTCATTCTCTTATCTGGTTCGGCCCAAAGAGCAGGTATCTTGGACAATATCAACTGGGAACTTTCAATTGCTTAGAGTGTTACATCTGCATGAAATAGGGGTAAAAGGGGGTCCAAATGAAATATGTACACTTATCCACTTGAGATACCTTCAAGTGGCAGTAGACGTGAAAAAATGCAAAAGCCTGCTAGCATGGATAGCCAATCTATGCAACTTGCAAACACTACATATTGCCACCATCAAAGTACGCAACTTGCAAACACGACATTTGGCCACCATCAAACCACGCAAGTTGCAAATACTACGTGTGACCACCACCAAAGTAGATGAAGAAATTTTACTCGACATAGATTGTAATATTTTGAAGATGCAAAATCTAAGGCATGTACATGTTGAACTGGGCAGATTTACAGGCTGGCCAATTCTCAGTTTTCCAAGCAACCTACAAACTCTAAAATATATTGAGGCAGGCCACTGGATGGGTGATGATTGCTTGGGAAAGTTGATTAATCTTAGGAAACTAGGAATAGTGGAAGTGGATATGCGTAGGCATGGAGACATATTGTTCTATTCAATTCCCAAATTGAAGCACCTCCAGTCTCTGACACTACATGTTTCACCTGGTGGGAGTCTATACCCATTTCTGCCAATTTTAAACCTGCTGCACCTCTATAAGCTGTATTTGGGTGGAGGGCTAGAGAAGCTACCTGAGTCTCATGAATTCTCACCAAACCTCACCAAGCTTACCTTGCAAGACACTACGTTAGGACAAGACCCGATGCCGACACTCGAGAAACTACAAAACCTTCGGATTCTCAGATTGCTTCATTCTGCATACATGGGAAAGGAAATGGTCTGCTCTGTGCAAGGGTTTCCTCGACTTGAGTCGTTGAAGCTTAAAAAATTAGATTATTTAGAGAAGTGGAGAGTAGAGGAAGGAGCGATGCCGAGTCTTTTACATTTACATATGTATCAATGCAGACAATTGAAGACGCTTCCAGAAGGATTGCAGCATGTGACTTCCCTCAGAAAATTGGAGCTAATTATGATGCCTTGGAGTTCCACAAAGAGGGTTCaagaagagaggagagacgaCTGGCAAAAGATTCAACACATACCTTCCATCGACATAAGATGA